DNA sequence from the Conger conger chromosome 18, fConCon1.1, whole genome shotgun sequence genome:
TCATTTATTACCCTACATTTAAACATATAAGCCTACGATTAAGTAAAAAGTATACCTAGATGTGGTTTAAAGCTCGTTTAATTCATACACTTTAACCATTTAACTATTCTAGGCAATGTAATCCCAAATAGTCAGGTGTTAGTTCTGCAGTGACTTCTCATTCTGATTCCATTCAAGGCGATGCTGTACCTGGGAGTAAATATTCCTATTCTGATATGTTGCCAACCAACCTATTATCGCCCTAAAACTACATTTTGAAATTGTTCCTcacaatatgaaaaaaacaattgtTAATTAGCAGTACCCGGGCACGCGCGTTAATGTTCAAGATGAAATATAGCAACAAAGGAAACCCAACTTACCCCGTGAGATTAAAAGAGCGCAGAGCGGAGGAAGATCGGCCCGAACCCACTTGGGAATCACTTactgatgaaaacaaaaatattgcccCCAAGGAATGCTtctccactcacacaccatttaAGGATGTGCATAGAACTATATATAGCATTTGCATCAActttctgcttcatttcttACTTGCAGTAAACCGCATCGCTAAAACAGGTTACAGGGGACATTGAATAATCAATTGAATAATGATACATGCTCTTTATACGTTTGCAATTCTTTCCTCCACAGCTTAAAAGTGCTGTTGGAGTCGAGGGGATGCAATGTGCATGGACTCAGAGCCAATCTtcaaagggggaaaaaacaattgGGTGTAGGGCTTACAGACGGTGATATCCGAAGAGTAGCTGCGGAAttcatgtattgtaatgtaatagccATTTTATCTTTTGTTAAATTAGAGGGCTGTGCGGTGTTAGCTGCAGCCGCACTGTTCATGACCTTAAACCCTTTTTAGGTTTCTTAAGACAGCCCATATCGCGCCTCAACTGCGCTCCTTCCAAATTCTATTTTTAACAAGAGATCAAGTTTTCCGAAGGTCTGTAAAAGGATaccagtttacagtattttatttttaaatatcggTCAACTTGTGTTcgtgaaataaaataatcagaTTTTCCTTGTTATATTCAATAGAAATGCATTCTGCAAGTGTGAGGGTGCATCCATCTCTATAATTATGATATTATAGGGTACAGTAGCCATCATTGCTGTCGTGCTGAGCAGTAAGTCACAACCGGTAGCCTCAGTGTCTGGGCGGATTTCACTAATTGGTAAGAATTATATGATCTCCCACAAAAAGGTAGGCCACGAAAAAGTGCATAAAACGTTTGGCACTGGGGTGATACCCTATAGTAGGCTGCATAACATTGCAAAAGGTAGGCTACTTATTATAGGCCTAtacccaaatagaacattactgtacctccatggtacatttgaaaaatgtgtcgAAAagatgtacctccactgtaccttttttatttcaagTTATTTTAAGTTAAGGCATATCTTGCTCACTAGACTTGCACCGCCACCCGAGTTTTTAGCAATAACCATGTGACACGGAGCTGCCTTCTTTTTGTTAGCAGTGTCACGGAGCGCTTTTCTTTTTGGCTATGTGAACTAACAGGACAGACAGGAAGAAGTCATGTGAGATAAATGTGAGGCGATGTCACGTGACTACATTTCAAAGGCAAGTCTGCGCAGACGCGCCAGCCACAACTGAACAAAGCGCATCTGTCAAAGCTAACCATACCGACTTGCTGATTTACCTTGTAGCTAGGCTATTCAAGCTCACATAACTTATCATCTCTAAACAGTCGACAGAGGTGCTGGCTTACATACTGTAGGTCTACATATGCTACCGATAGCAAGCTAGCAATCTAACGTTATTTTGGCAGTTGTCAAAGTTTGGGTAAAGCATCTGATCAATACAGGAggtaagaaaatatatttttaaagacaaCTAAGGTGTCCAACTTAGCTAACGTTCGTTTATAGTCGTTGTTAATGTTGTTTGTCAAGCCAGCTCACAGAGCAAAGTTGTGGTTGATTGTGCAATATCCGTTCAAGTCTAAAGGCGACATAAAAAGTTTGGCATATTTCAGTGGAGGGCAGATTATtggaaaacaaagaaacactATCGCTTGGTTATTAGTCACAGTTGTTTTAACTTTGTGAGAATGTCCGCTTCGCGTAAGGCTTTAACGTATCAAGGTTGTATCGGGACATGTTGATGTTTTAAGTGTTGTTACACGAGTAACACTGTGATATTTCTCAACATATGGGCGCATGGGtttatgcatttgtgttttCGGTAAAATGGCAGTATTTTGTTCTACCTTTTGCACACCAAGCTAACCTTGTCGTAAATATTATTCTGACCGTGAAGAATCTGTTTACATTCTTGAcggatgtgactgcaacttgctttttctgattgataCAACTATTGTTGGCTAAATGTACCCTGCCTCGAGAAGTGTTTTCATTTCAGCGTGATATTTCTAAATTGTGTCACTTTAATAGTTATAATATAACCCACCTTGCTTTTTGATGACAAGTTATTTTGACTGAATTAATTATGCTGAAATGTTCGTTGTATATTGACACCCTCAGATTGTAGGCTACCCTGCATGGTATCCCAAGTATAAAGAGAGCCCCTGTAAATTAACCAAAAAGCTTACTGGTCAGAAACAGCGGAAACATTAGGTTCCCATAGAATACATGAATACCAATCTGAAAGGCCATTAAGATAAATATTATCATAATTTTGCTTGTTTTCACACAGGGTTGATTTTCCTGGGCAATGGGATCACTTCTCTTTTTTGCCCTGCTGCTGGTGGGTTGTGGTCCTGGGGCTTTATCATATCAACTCTTTAAGTAAGTGACTGTGTTTTTGTCTCATTCTGAGCCTTCTGATAAGCCTTCTAACTGCAAATATTTCGTCATCGGGTTTGTTCCAGAATTAATAGAGAAGttgtgtaaaatgtacagtactgtgcaaaggttctaggcaggtgtggaaaaaatgctgtaaagtaagaatgctttcaaaaatagaaatgttaatagtttctttttatcaattaacaaaatgcaaactgagtgaacagaataaaaatctaaatttaaatccatatttggtgtgaccaccttttgccttcaaaccagcaattcagttcttctaggtacacttgcacaaagtcagggattttgtaggcatatagtcaggtgtgtgattaaccaattataccaaacaggagctaatgatcatcaatttaatatgtaggttgaaacaaaatcattaactgaaacagaaacagctgtgtaggagggataaaactgggtgaggaacagccaaactctgcttccaaggtgaggttgctgaagacagtttattgtcagaagtcatacaccatggcaagaatgagcacagcaacaagacactaGGTAGTTATAGAAAAATgacagcaggttctctggactgatgagtcaaaatatatgaaatatttgtctgtagcagaaggcagtttgttcaccgaagggctggagagcagtacaagagtgagtgtctgcaggcaacagtgaagcatggtggaggaatgGAAATGGAATTGGGGATtgggtcagaattaatggtctcctcaatgctgagaagtacaggccgATACtcatccatcatgcaataccatcagggaggcaccTGATTGGCCCAAAATGTATTctacagcaggacaacaaccctaaACATACAGcgatgtcattaagaactatcttctgtgtaaagaagaacaaggaatcctggaagtgatggtatggcccccacagatcTCAAcctcatcgagtctgtctgggattacatgaagagacagaagcatttgaggctgcctaaatccacagaagaattGTGACTAGTTCTCctagatgtttggaacaacctacctgccgagttccttcaaaaactgtgtgcaagtatacctagaagaattgatgctttGAAGGCAATTGAAGCCAAAGgatggtcacaccaaatattgatttgatgtagatttttcttctgttcatgcattttgttaattgataaaaataaactattaacaattctatttttgaaagcattcttattttacagcattgtttcacacctgcctaagacttttgcacagtgctgtacatcAAGCAACTAGTTCCCTTTTTGACTATTGGTGatgataattataatattctTTATTTGTAGCTATtgtttttaacagtttttaTATTGTTGTATATGATGTTCAgtgaattgaatttagtcttgtcagtgtaaccttttttttttttattattcttcatTTCCAGACAAGAATGGTCAATGCTGATTTTGACTCACCACTGGCCTCAGACATTTTGCTATGTAAGGGTGTTTTTTCAaccttcaaaaataatttaaattgaatgttacattttaaagtcTTTGTAATTCCTTGAGCAATTAGCTATTTTGCGCAAATTGATCGCTGAGGAGCTTgtctttttgacattttatataATTATGTTCTAAAAGatagacattttgtttttaaagagaCAGTTTTGCATAAAGTGTTGCATCTAGTAGTGACCGTTTAGGTATATACTATATTAATACTGGACTGTTCTGTTTGTGTGATTTTAGATGGAACATTGTGAGACAGATGTTGATTATTGGTCTTTGCATGGACTGTGGTAAGAAGTTTTATGGGTTTTTGCCTTGGACTGTTATTTTGGTATTGATTGTTTGCTGCGGTAAAGGTCTTTGTGTATTGTTGAAGCTCTGCAAGTTAAACTAAAAACTGAGTCTGGGGAGAGTTTTCTCAGAAGTGTACCTTCTGAGCAGAATATGTTGATTTTGTAGGAATATCATCACTGAAATGTCTGTATTCAAATGTTTTATAGGCCAAATAAAGGATTTACTTGCAATTCAACTTGGCACTTCAATGCAAGTCTAATAGAGGTAATTATCAACCATGGTGTTGTCATGTCCTAATGAAATGCATAACCTCAGCAGTCAGTGAGCGGGGAagtacactcacatacacatgaatgcacatacactcatgcactcactcatTTACACAGTGACACACGCAATGTTGTTTGTAGGTAATTTGTCACACAATGTCCAGTAGGCATACCTGGAAAGTACCTTGGGTAGTGTGAACATTTCTCTTCCTGTTTTATTGCAGGACCTGATGCCGCTGATGAGAAAATGGTGGCCGGACCTTCTTAATCCCACTGACTCTGCAGCCACTGGGTTCTGGTACTGTCCATTCCACTAACATTCATTAAATGTTTCATGGTGGAGCCTGGCATCATTTGCATTTAGCTTTCGTGATTGAGATCTCTGCTTGACCGTAAAAATGGCAAagttcagtaaatatccagctgtatagaGGTACAATGTAAGCTGTGCAGGTTGTTCAAGATAAGCATGTCTGTTTAAtgctgaaaatgtaatgtaatgctagtTGGGAATTAATCATTGTGCACTGAATACCAAAGTTGGCTACGAATGTTGCCTTTTTGATTAGATTCATGCTATTAGAGTTAATTTGCTTTGGGCTGCCTGTTTAGAGTTTTTGCCCTTCCAGGAAACATGAATGGATGAAACATGGAACTTGTGCTGCCCAGGCAGAGACCATGAACTCAGAACACAAATACTTCAGCAAGGCCTTGGAACTCTACAGCAGACTCAACCTTGACGGGTGGGCTGATGGCATGTGTTACTTCtgttacatacagtactgctCTTACTGTAGCAATTGTGACATTACAACTATAACTACATATAGTTGCATATTATTATTGCAACTGTTGCATTGTAACCATTAATGGTCatgatgaatataaaattgaCTCTGTATCATATGTAGTAAAAACATTGTCTCCCGACTATTTTTGATGCCCCTACATCTGCTTATTATTTTGGTGTACAGTATCCTAATTCAAATCATTCAGTTAATAATGTACCTTGTATCTTTAAGAGAAGATATGGGTACATGGTACATTAGCTGTGAATGATGGACTTGATGTAATCCTTTGCAGGGATCATCATGCTTTTTCATTGTGTTCAACAAAGAAGAGAAATTGACATTGCTAGCAAAGGCAGGAGTATAGATAATCAAGCTTCAAAACTCAAAAGAATGGGTTTTTATTTGCAGGCATTAGACTATGACGAAAGCATGGTAAAGGCAGTTTTCGATTGCTTTCATTCATTGCAGTTAAGAAAAATGTAGTGCCTGTTTCTGAATGTTTGTGAGACTGGCTGCTAGTGTCAACTAGGTTGCTTGGCTTCCATTTTGCTGACCATGGAACACTTATAGCTAGACTTGCAGACCGTTTATGCTGTGTAATGTGGTTCTTTGTCCTGCATTGCCATTTAAATTCCACTGCATTTTCCAAACTGCTGCATTTTACAATTTCAGCACACTGAAGAGTCACAACATTGTGCCATCAGAAACCTATTACTCTGTGAGTAAATAATCATCTCCACAGTTTCAAACTTACATCTTATTCCTGTCTGTACAGAATAACAAATAAGTGAATTGGTGTcttgttttatttgtaaatcttgtttttaaattaaatttgagtTGCTTGTAATGTGcttttttgtgtttgatttaGCTGGACGAAATTGAACGGGCCATCAACAGTTCTTATCACGTGAAACCTAAGATCCAGTGTGTCCAGCCAGCAACGGTAATATTATTTTTGCTTGATTTAAATGGAGGCGAatgttgtaataataataaagtagaACCTGCACACCAAAACTCAATATAATTCTTTATTAATATCAAACAACGTTTCAACCCATagtggatcttcatcaggtTGTCAGTTTGATTCACTATGGGTCGAAACATTCTTTGAtactaataaataattatattgagtTTTGGTGTGCAGGCTCTACTTTAATTATTATCGCTACTATCATATTGCCTTGCACCCTGGTCGATGTGCATATCtctatattttttcattaaggAATGTTGCAGTGTCAGATAAAGACAAGGATTGCAAGCGTTCAACCGTAGttcattaataaattaatttgtaacTTTATAAGAATGGATGCATTGTAACTTGTTGATTGGTTGGGCTGAATGAAATGCCCTGACTCTCTCAGCCTAGTAAAGCCACTGAAACAGTGAACCTTGAGGCCTCTGTTTTTTGGACAAACCAGTTTTACAGAAGTGATAGCGAAGGCTGGAGAAATAATTTGTGCATTGTCCATCTTAATTACCATAGCCTTGATTTTATGGGAACTCAAGCCAATCTGTGAAGGCAAAGCTCTCTACATTCCAGATTTGTTGGACCCTGGGTGAAAAGCTCTCTAAAATTCTCTTCAGTGGAGAGATCTCTGAACCTGTATTGTGGGTCTCTAGGGCTTTAGTGCAGAGACCTGTAAAAGTCCCTGTGTTCTAGGTCCCTTGAGTCCTCATTTGTTATCTATGAAACCCCCTGCATTTCTCTAGTGACCgtgcaacaggaagtgaagaatTTGTTCCTGTATAGAGAACTTAAAATACTTTTAAGTGGTGCGCGTTTCCAGGACAGTCAACGAAAGAATGCGAAAACTTTGTTTCTCTTTCATTTTAGAATTGGTGTACACTGTTGTATATGTAATTTTTCACTTCTGCTTGCTTACCAGGCCTTTTAAGATGTGAACCTCTTTGACTGACCACGGTAGAAAGCAGTCCCTGGAGAAATGACGATTGCAATTTTTTCCCCATAGGGAGAGCAGATGCAGATATTGGGGCAGCTGGAGATCTGTTTTGACTCAGAGTTTAATCTGGTGGACTGTCACAGGTCTGGAGGCAGCATCAGCCTGCCCTCTCAGCCCAATGGCAGTACTGGGTACAGAGTGTGTGACCCAGCCATAAAGATTTACTACCCTCCCATAAAAAAgagacacacaaagcatcatatGGGAGGGTTCTTTAAGGCTGGACTCTGATCTACAAGCAACTCTTGatactgtaaaattaaatgaaatcatcCTACTGTACACTTCTGGTGCACAAAAATGTGAGGTAAATGGCAGCAGAATTTGGTTTATATGTATAATGGGTATTATTATTCTGAGAGTGCCTTTCAGAGTTCTAGCTTGTTGTTTGATTTAACGGGACCATCACATTAAGatcattttgatttcattaaAATCAGTTAACTTTCATTGATGTAGTAAAATACAACCACTGTAAAGAGGCAATCTAATCGCAGATTGGCTAAATTATCGGTGGAAGGGGATATTCACTTTGGCTAAAGTATTGTTGGAAGGGGATATTCACTTTGGCTAAAGTACTGGTGGAAGGGGATATTCACTTTGGCTAAAGTACTGGTGGAAGGGGATATTCACTTTGGCTaaagtgttttatttgttttgcactcAAACATGATTATATAATTTTGTCATTCTTGCATTACATTCTTACATTAAATTCAGCAGTTGACCTTTTGGAGTGACTTGGAAAAACCACAggtttgtgacatcacacattGCCTGTGCATAAACCTCAAGATCATGGCATTAATTTTTCATTACGAATGAATCAGTGTTTTATAACCTGGGAAGTTTTCATTCACTTTTATTTACTACTATTATCGAAGGTTTTGGCActttaaaacctttttaatTTACAAAGTAAGATTATATCTATTGAAGTTGTacgttttttttgtatttgtgtccTATTTTGAATTAAACATTGTGTTGTAATTGAACTTGACTGTTTATTTGACTCCAACACCCACCATGTTGATTTACACAGTGCTTCAGAAATGTATGTTCTTATTGGATTCTTTCCCTTTTTAACTTTGCGGTTTGACAAGGATTTGAAGAACTAATACATTGCAATGAATCCCTAATGCAGGTGTCTAACATACTGTAGTTTAAAGCAGTTCCTCAAATATCGCCCATGAAGGTAGTCAATATCCACCATCACTGAGGAATAATAAAATGGTTGACATAGCTTTGGCATAATTATCAAATACCTAGTACGGGTTGCAATGCAGTGGAAATTTAACAGGCTAGAAATTGAGATTTTGTTACATGGATTATGCAAGATGTTTAAGAAAGATCAGTTTCGGAAAGGATTAATTTTCGGGAATATGTACATGCATATTTGTGCCAGGAGGTGGCAGCACATTTTAAGGGAATAGCACAGGCAGGAAGGCAATCTGCCAGAGTAATGTATGGTACTATTTCCTCCTTAATCAAAATAGTTGACATTAATCATAGTGCAGTATTTCTTGTGGAACCTCTCTAACCTTACATTTAACCTTACATAGTCCATTATTTCTTGTAATACCATATCCTGTTGCCACCGCGGGTTGTGAGACGAGCTTAGTAAACAAGGCTGTGGAATTCTCATTTGGTTTGCCTGGTATTGACCGTGGAatccttcccagcatgcagtgtgcCGTGAAGAATTATATCTCGGTGCAGTTTCCCCTGAGTGCACCCTTATTCCACAGCAGAGATGAGCTCCACGTCCCTGAACACCGTGATGCTAATGAGTGAGTGACATTTCCTGGTGCAGTCACTGAAGGGGGAAACCAGAGCTTTTGCAGTTGAACAACTCCACCTACCTCATATTTGTCATCTCTGTCATTGAAAGAGGCAGTAATATTATACGAACCAAGAGTAAAGGTTTATTATTGGCAACGGCATATTAACATACTTTTATCATGTACTATCTGTAAATATCAACctaatacatttgtttataaTAATATCTGTTATACTACTTGATGAGCTTAGAGTTCAGTTTCAAGTTTGAGGAATGGTGTCTTTGGcaaatatattatttgaatgaattttgtattttgacctGCAATACATACCTATGAAGCGATGAACACACTGTCATAATCATAACCGTATCATGCCATAGCGCTTTTGTCGATCACCTTAATGTCACAGGTTCCTGGCCCGAGTAGTGGAGAACTACTCCTTTGTTTTCATCTATTTTGACCCAACAAACTCGGTGAGGTCAGTTATCAGTGAAATTAACTGCATTAATTGATCTTTTCAGTGCTCAGTGACAACTGAAAGACACAAGACTGGAACTGGAGACCCCTCGTGCCACAGAGGTTAGTCGTGACATTGCTTGTACACAGATGCAGTTGACTCTTCGATGTATTTAATTCTACCAGCAGGGAATTGAACCCCGACTCATACTTCTccaatattttcttatttatcaCTTTGTCATTCGTTGGCCACGGTAACTTACAAGGTCATCTGCGGCAAGATGTGTCAAGCGCTTTGCATTAGAGATGAAAAATATAGGGCATTATGGACACAAATCAAGATAAAGCACAGAGCCAAAGTGGGCCGCAGATAAGATTCTGCCAATCTGATACCAGGACGTAGAGAGTGCAGAAGTCATCTTATAAGAAAAGAGAGTCCCTTAAGATCCGTAGCATTAGCCCTGATGTGTGTGATAGCATTGTGTGATCCTGGTCCAGGCCATGCCAGGGTGTTGAATGCTGCTCCAGGGAGTGGGGGCCTTAGTCATGGACATTAAAACTTGACTCTTTCGGATTTTATCTGCCTTGACCTTGTCTTGActtctttctaatttacctgaTGTCTGTAAGACTGCAGTCTttattatgttatgtcatgttctATCTTTGCACTACTGATATAATTTGCACCTGATTGCTGAGAGATGGCACACAAGCAGGTCATAATTAGGCTGTAAAATTAGTGGAGCTCTTACAGATCTCTGTAGATGATCATTAATAAGGTTGCTATGTCTGACCTTGAGTGCCCTTTGTAGTTAAGTTTTGTAAGTAGCCATTTCTATCATTTTTTTACATCCCCCACCCTTCCCATTTTTGTCTTCAGTCAAATCACTGTATCTGTATTCTCTCAGTCCAGGGAGCATTTGCTATCATTCTCCCTCATGTCCAGAGAAGCTTTGCACTGTCATAAAGGTAGTCAGGCAACCACTCGCATAGATAGACAGCAGGATTAAAGTTTTACATGGCCTACCAATGCTAGATGCATGGGCAACCATGTTAGAACACGTATGTTTGTCATCGTGcatcaggagtgaggaccagaGAGAAGAACAGGATGCTGTACTCCTCAATGAAACATCCTCCTCCTACCACTTACCACCTAACCTGATGttgatgggcggcctgtagcgtagtggttaaggtgacgGGGACcctcaaggttggtggttcgatcccccgtctagccgcaataagatccgcacagccgttgggcccttgagcaaggcccttacccttaactgcattgctccaggggaggattgtccctgcttagtctaatcaactgtacattgctctggataagagcgtctgacatGTGCCTGTCATGTAATGTTGGGCCTGTTGAGATTTCCACAGCTTATCAGAAAACAAAATTCAGGTTCAGGTTGCTTCTGCTCCCAGCCCTTTCTTAGTCTTAAAAAGTGCTTAATAAGCATCCTGCTGAAAAATACCCTTTTGTCCCCATTTTACACTTTTGTCCTTAGACGACAGTGATCTCATATCCCCGAGACAAAGGCTAATAATTTGTGCGGGGCTTCCGGCAGTGCGGGTTGCACTCAGCGGCGAGGAGCACAATGTCGGGTCAGGGCAGCGGGCTTCTACGCCCTGGGGATTGATGGAGCCGGTCCCAGAGATAATGGTTATTGCTAAGAGCCTTTCAGGCAGCCgctgaaagcttttttttccccccctccacGTCGGCCACATCCGGGGCGAGAGGCGAGCCCGGTCCTTCTAACCTCCTAGCagtgagaaggggagagagagggagaggaggtgttCGCCATGAGTTATCTCTGC
Encoded proteins:
- the rnaset2 gene encoding ribonuclease T2 — protein: MGSLLFFALLLVGCGPGALSYQLFKQEWSMLILTHHWPQTFCYMEHCETDVDYWSLHGLWPNKGFTCNSTWHFNASLIEDLMPLMRKWWPDLLNPTDSAATGFWKHEWMKHGTCAAQAETMNSEHKYFSKALELYSRLNLDGTLKSHNIVPSETYYSLDEIERAINSSYHVKPKIQCVQPATGEQMQILGQLEICFDSEFNLVDCHRSGGSISLPSQPNGSTGYRVCDPAIKIYYPPIKKRHTKHHMGGFFKAGL